The genomic segment GCGTGAAAGCGTGAAAGCGTGAAATCGTGAAAGCGTGAAAGCGTGAAAGCGTGAAAGCGTGAAAGCGTGAAAGCGTGAAAGCGTGAAAGCGTGAAAGCGTGAAAGCGTGAAAGCGTGAAAGCGTGAAAGCGTGAGATTAAAACGATTTTACTATATGAGTGCGACGGTATATAATGAATATTTTAGTAACGGGCGGAACTGGGTTTCTTGGCTCGTTTGTGTGCGATCGGCTCTCCAACGAAAATCACCGCGTCGTCTGTTTAGACAATAACTACACGGGCTCTCTCGATAACGTAAAGGCGCTGTTGGGGCGCGAAAACTTCCGTTTTATCGAGCATGATATTGTCGATCCGCTTCCGAACGATCTGCCGCGCTTCGATCAAATATATAACCTCGCCTGCCCCGCTTCTCCCGTAGCCTACCAAGGCAAAGCGGCGATCAAAACGACAAAAACCAGCGTGATCGGCGCGATCAATATGCTTGATCTCGCCAAAAAAGACGGGGCGACCATTCTGCAAGCCTCCACCAGCGAGATTTACGGCGAACCGCTTGAACACCCTCAAAAAGAGAGTTATCGCGGCAACGTTAATCCGATCGGCGTTCGCGCCTGCTACGACGAGGGCAAACGGTGCGCCGAAAGCCTGTTTTTCGACTACTACCGCGAAGAGGGCGTTGATATAAAGGTCGTTCGCATATTCAACACCTACGGACCAAGAATGAACCCGCGCGACGGGCGCGTGGTGAGCAACTTTATCGTTCAGGCGCTCAAAAACGAGGATATAACGGCGTATGGCGACGGCAAGCAAACGCGATCGTTTTGCTATGTAGAGGATCTAATAGAGGTTATGATCCGCATGATGAACTCGCCCAAAGGATTTACGGGACCCGCTAATATAGGTAGTCCCGACGAGTTTACTGTTTTGGAACTAGCGCAACAGGTGATCGCCAAAACCAAAAGCGGATCAAAGATCGTCTTTAGACCGTTGCCACGCGACGATCCGACGCAACGCAAACCCGATATTTCGCTAGCCAAAGAAAAGTTGGCGTGGGAACCGCAAATCGCGTTAGACGAGGGGCTTGATAAAACAATCGCCCACTTTAAGCAAAAATTGGGATACGGCTTATGAACGTTTGCGTTATAGGGACGGGTTACGTTGGCTTGCCCACAGGCGTAGGTTTTGCGGAACTTGGGAACAAAGTCGTCTGCGTAGATAAGATAGAGGAGAAGATCGCCGCGTTGCAAGCGGGCAAAATCACGCTGTTTGAAGAGGGGTTAGAGGAGCTTTTTCATAAAAACGCTTTAAGCGGCGCCATAAAATTCACGACCGAAATAAACGAAGCGGTTTCAAACGCGGATATTATTATTATCGCCGTAGGCACGCCGCCGCATCCAATCACCAAAGAGGCGGATATGCAATATATCCACGCGGTTGCGGCTGAGGTAGCCGAATGCCTATCGGGATACACCGTTATCGCGATCAAATCCACCGTCCCCGTCGGCGCTGGCGACGACGTTGAAAAAATTATCCGCGAAACAAATCCAAACGCTAATTTCGATCTGATCGCTATGCCTGAGTTTTTGCGCGAAGGTTTCGCCGTTTATGATTTTTTCAACCCCGATCGCGTCGTAATCGGCGCGAACAACGGACGCGCCAAGACGATAATCGAGGCGCTCTACGACTCTTACAAGCAAAAACCAAACATCCTTTATACCTCGCGGCGAAGCGCGGAGCTGATCAAATACGCCAGCAACGCGTTTTTAGCCGTCAAAATTCACTACATCAATGAAATTGCTAATCTGTGCGAAAAGGTCGGCGCTAACGTGTATGAGGTGGCTAAAGGCATGGGGTTAGATAGCCGCATTGGATCAAAGTTCCTAAATCCTGGTCCGGGCTACGGCGGCAGTTGCTTTCCGAAGGATACGTCCGCTTTGGCGTATATCGCTAAAAAAACGGAAGTTGATCTCTCGATCGTAGAGGCGGCTATCAAAGGCAACGACGAGCGAAAAATTGAGATGGCAAATCGAATAATCAACGCGCTAAAAGGGATTGAAAATCCTATAATCGCTGTATTAGGGCTGGCTTTCAAAGGCGGGACGGACGACGTGCGCGAAAGCCCCGCGATAGAAATTGTGAGCGAATTGTTAAAAAAAGAGTTTAAGATCAAAGCCTACGATCCCGAAGCCTCAATCGGCGCAAAAGCGCTTTTAGGCGATCGAATCGAATACGCCTCAAGCGCTTACGACGCGGCTAAAGACGCCGACGCGCTGGTCGTATTGACGGAATGGGAAGAGTTTAAGTCCATCAGCCTTAAAGAGCTAGAAATGCGGACGAAAATAATCGTCGATCTACGCAAAACGTTTGATAAACAGATTGCAAAAGCCGACGGCTTTATATATATAGGTATCGGTAAATAAAATCGGCAAATTCCGCTTAAAGCCGGTCAATGGTAAAAGCGTTTGTGATTGAAAGCGACTCGATAAGCGTCGATGCCAATAAAGATTTAGACAAAGTCAGAGCGCTAATCGCAAACAATCATAATCGTTAAGGCGCCAATATTGCCGTTCAAAGGCGGCTACTAATAGCAAAGGCGGATTATAACCGCGCTTTAAGCGAATAGAGAAAGCGCTATGGCAAACGTTAATGCCCTATTAGCGCTAACGTCGGGGTTTTTATTTTATTTTTTCTATATATTCGCCGCCGGAGGTATCGACTTTGATCGTTTCGCCCTCCAATACGTGATAGGGAACCTGAACAATCACGCCGGTTTCGAGTTTAGCGGGTTTTTTGCTTCCCGCGCTGGTATCGCCCTTAAAGTTAGGCGGCGTTTCGATTACCCTTAAAACGATTGTCGGCGGCGGTTCTACGCCGATGGGTTTGCCGTTGTGAAACTGCACGGTTACCTCCGTGTTTTCGACCAGCCAATGCGCCGTTTCGCCTACCTGATCGGCGCTAAAAGCGTATTGCTCGTAGCTGCTCGTATCCATAAACTGAAAATGCTCGCCGTCCTTATACAGATATTGCATCGTGGCTTCCGTCAGATCGGGCTTTTCCGCTTTGTCGCCGGCGTGAAAAGTGTTTTCAATCACGCGCCCGTCGAGGAGCGATTTGATCTTTGTGCGCACAAACGCCGGTCCTTTGCCCGGTTTTACGTGCTGATACTCCACAATCTTATACGGAATGCCGTCAAGCTCTATTTTAAGACCCTTTTTCAAATCGCCCATAGAATACGTCATTTACGCTCCTTAATTTGTTTATAGTTCCGCATACGCGACCGAGATCGCTTCTGGCAACGCCTCAAGCGCGTCTAGCACGGAGCGCGGCGCTTCGCTATCGACGATAATTAACGCCATCGCTTTGCCGTGTTTGTCGCGTCCAAGTCGAAAATCGGCGATATTGATCTTCGCGTCGCCAAGCAGAGCGCCGACTTTGCCGATCACGCCCGGCACGTCGCTGTTTTTGAACAAGATCATCTTGCCTTTGGGCGCCACGTCCATATCAAAGCCGTTAATATCCACGATACGCGGGCTTTCGCTACCAAACAATACGCCCGATATATACACGCTCTCGTTGTCGTCGCTTACGCGAACGGTTACAAGGTTTTTGTAGGGCGATTCGCCCTCGTCTTTTCGCGTCGAGACATCTAGGTCGCGCTCCTTGGCGACAAAGGGCGCGTTGACGTAATTGACCTTTTCGGCGATCGCCTTGTTAAGCGCGCCGACCGTGGCGAAAACGCCGAAAGAATCCAAGAAATTTGCCGCTTCGCCGCTCGCGCTAACGCTGATAGAACGAATAGAACTCTTTAGCGTCTGCGCCGCTAAAAACGCCATTCGCTGCGTAAGCTCGCAATAGCCGCTCGCCCACGCGGGCATAGCCCCCTCTTTGATCGGCAGATTTAGCGCGTTGGGATAGCTCACGCCGCGCAACGCCTCCAGCGCGTTTTCGGCGGACTCGACGGCGATGTTGATCTGGCTTTCAAGCGTATTCGCGCCAAGATGGGGCGTAACGGACACGTTGGGCAGATCCAAAAGCGGATTGTCCGTAGCGGGCTCTTTGGAAAAGACGTCGAGTCCCGCGAAGCGCGCCTTGCCCGATTTAAGCGCCGCGGCGAGATCGCTCTCGTTGTATAGCCCGCCGCGCGCGACGTTGATCAATATTACGCCGTCTTT from the Helicobacteraceae bacterium genome contains:
- the serA gene encoding phosphoglycerate dehydrogenase; the protein is MKQKVIVCDHIHDRGIRILKEAKDIELDVAYDTPKEALFARLIDAELAITRSSTPVDARFLDAAKKLKYVIRAGVGVDNVDIDECSKRGVIVMNVPTANTIAAVEMTMCHLVCSARAFVCAHNELKEKRVWKRENWYGTELMGKKLGVIGFGNIGSKVAVRAQSFGMEIVAFDPYIQPNKVTSLGMTYTANFDDILACDFITIHTPKNKETTNIITAKEIAKMKDGVILINVARGGLYNESDLAAALKSGKARFAGLDVFSKEPATDNPLLDLPNVSVTPHLGANTLESQINIAVESAENALEALRGVSYPNALNLPIKEGAMPAWASGYCELTQRMAFLAAQTLKSSIRSISVSASGEAANFLDSFGVFATVGALNKAIAEKVNYVNAPFVAKERDLDVSTRKDEGESPYKNLVTVRVSDDNESVYISGVLFGSESPRIVDINGFDMDVAPKGKMILFKNSDVPGVIGKVGALLGDAKINIADFRLGRDKHGKAMALIIVDSEAPRSVLDALEALPEAISVAYAEL
- a CDS encoding UDP-glucose/GDP-mannose dehydrogenase family protein codes for the protein MNVCVIGTGYVGLPTGVGFAELGNKVVCVDKIEEKIAALQAGKITLFEEGLEELFHKNALSGAIKFTTEINEAVSNADIIIIAVGTPPHPITKEADMQYIHAVAAEVAECLSGYTVIAIKSTVPVGAGDDVEKIIRETNPNANFDLIAMPEFLREGFAVYDFFNPDRVVIGANNGRAKTIIEALYDSYKQKPNILYTSRRSAELIKYASNAFLAVKIHYINEIANLCEKVGANVYEVAKGMGLDSRIGSKFLNPGPGYGGSCFPKDTSALAYIAKKTEVDLSIVEAAIKGNDERKIEMANRIINALKGIENPIIAVLGLAFKGGTDDVRESPAIEIVSELLKKEFKIKAYDPEASIGAKALLGDRIEYASSAYDAAKDADALVVLTEWEEFKSISLKELEMRTKIIVDLRKTFDKQIAKADGFIYIGIGK
- the efp gene encoding elongation factor P, translated to MTYSMGDLKKGLKIELDGIPYKIVEYQHVKPGKGPAFVRTKIKSLLDGRVIENTFHAGDKAEKPDLTEATMQYLYKDGEHFQFMDTSSYEQYAFSADQVGETAHWLVENTEVTVQFHNGKPIGVEPPPTIVLRVIETPPNFKGDTSAGSKKPAKLETGVIVQVPYHVLEGETIKVDTSGGEYIEKIK
- a CDS encoding SDR family oxidoreductase, which codes for MMNILVTGGTGFLGSFVCDRLSNENHRVVCLDNNYTGSLDNVKALLGRENFRFIEHDIVDPLPNDLPRFDQIYNLACPASPVAYQGKAAIKTTKTSVIGAINMLDLAKKDGATILQASTSEIYGEPLEHPQKESYRGNVNPIGVRACYDEGKRCAESLFFDYYREEGVDIKVVRIFNTYGPRMNPRDGRVVSNFIVQALKNEDITAYGDGKQTRSFCYVEDLIEVMIRMMNSPKGFTGPANIGSPDEFTVLELAQQVIAKTKSGSKIVFRPLPRDDPTQRKPDISLAKEKLAWEPQIALDEGLDKTIAHFKQKLGYGL